CAGAAATCAGtcgagatttttttttttctttcagacacaaaacataaacagccTTCCCTCACATTTgtcatgtgtgtgtatttatttacttgtttacaTTTGGTTGTCGTGTTTGTGGTTGCAGAGCGCCTTCTGGTGGTCAGGCAATGTAAcacaacataacataacatgGTTGTTTCtcccatttctttacttttctttaATCTTCATTTATCAGCTGTTATAAATGCAGATACTGATAATCAGCACATcgataaatgtttgtttttaattggtcTGTTTGTTCTGAAATTCCCCAGTGTTTTTCTATCAGTATGTTGTATCTCTCATCTGCTTGTAGGTTTTACTCATGTTATTGATGTACAGTTGGTGGGTGAAAGAACAAACACAGTAACTTATTGTTCCTGGAAAGACTCAAAATAATTTTCCTAAAGATGTGTGGTGTGAAAACAATGCTACCTTTTCTGTGACACATTTCTGCAAGAAAAGACATTATAGTTATGAGTAAGGCACAAAACTGGGATTGGGTCTGCAACAATAATATTCTTTACTTATTAATCTGATAATTACTGTTTTGATTTGCCTGTTTTTATCCTGTTCTGTTACACAACcaaacaaatgtatttatttcagtgaTATTAAACAGAAAAGCAGCAAGTTGTCGCTCTGAAGAAGCTGCAGACGTGCTTGGGAGTCTGCATGGCTTCAGCAGTTTTTCAGAATATCATTTCTTTAAAACATACTGGTTAAGAAATGAATCATTTCAGCTCTCACTGTGATCCTGTTTCCCACAGAAATGCAGAGTTGTGGCAATTGattccattttaattttttttgtaaattttcaCTGTCTGGTAATTTTCCTGTAGTTGCGTTTCAAAGAGTCCTGCTGTGACTGAGAACAATCATAACGGCTTATTTTTGCTCATGTTTCAGGGCAAGGGTCTCTTTGCTAAAAGGAGCATAAAGAAGGGAGAAACCATTTTCATTGAGCGGCCTCTCATCTCTGCACAGTTCCTGTGGAACGCTTTGTATAAATATAAAGGTGAGATTTTGGTTGCAGACCTTCACATATACAGAGAACCACATATATGACTCTGTAACTTGCTTCTTTTCATTGATTAACAAGGGACTGATGTTATATGAGTAATGACGTATAACGTAACAAAAAAATCTGCCTGTGTACTCGGCTAGTTATGGATAAATCAGAATTTTAAGAGGAGTATCTCAAATCAAACTTTATCATCTTCACGCTGCTCTGCTGTCTTGTCTCCAACAGCCTGCGAGTACTGCTTACGTGCTCTGGAGACCGCAGAGGAGAATGCGAGGAGGCTTGGCGGCATTCCCGGACTCAGCCTTCCTCATCCCGAGCTGTGCCGTGTACGACCAGAGCAGCATCAAGCCTGCCCACAGTGCCAGGTAAAACTGATCGGGCAGTGAGTCCGGTCCACTCCCACAAAAGTACAACTTTGAATTTTTGATCAAGGTAAAATTCTCACAGAAATCGGTGAGGTCGATTATAAGATATGAAACATTGATTTAAAGGTAGCAGTGGTCAAGGAAGAGCTTCAGCTACATCAGTGGTGGCTGCTAGTTAATCTGTCTTTAGAGGCCACTACTAACACCCAGTCATTAATACTAAGGTCATATGAAAAGTTAATACATGCGATGCTTTTTCCCATagctggaaaagaaaacatttatccTATTTTGAAGCTGTGCCTTCCtgataaaatatatttgataagttttaatgttttcagtttttgtttcttttgatgTTCTTTGTGCCAAAGTTTGTAGTGTCATTACTCCAAGTTCAAAAGAAGCTTCTAAGGCCTTTTAGAAAAAGGCCGCTCTTCCCTCAGAGCGTGGAAAAGGATTTGAATAGTTAGAGGAGGTGGGTCTCtatttctttttactttaataATTCACTAAGGAATGattcaaaaataagaaatagaGGGTGGAGCGGGAACACAGATTTGAATCTTTAAGTGCTTGACTCGATGGGGAGTCCCAGGTACGTAACCCCTAGTGGAGGACAGAAGACAGTTTGTTTGAGAGAGAAGTAAAGGAGGCCatctacactcactggccacttcactAGGTAGATTTGATCAGCTCCTTgctaatgcaaatatttaattagCCGATCGCATGGCAACAGCTTAATGCACTTACGCGTTTAGGCACGTAGAAATGGTCAAGACAGCCtggtgaagttcaaactgagcatcagaatggggaagagaGGTGACTTTGGATGTAGGAGGGTTTTCAGCCAGCAgaagattggaataatgttgcCTGGTGTTGATTTCTGCTGAGACATTCAGATGGACGGGTCAGAATTGtggcataaacagcatgaaagcatgcctcagatcagtggttcaggctgttgGTGATGGTGTAATCTTGTGGCACTCTTTgtgccccttagtaccaattcTAGGTCTGCAACGTCGACTTACAGAAGGATAAATcaccacaaagctcagatcatctcagactAGTTTCTTAAACAGCagatcaccagatctcaatccagatGAGCACCTTTGGGCTGTGGTGAAACAAGCGATCTGGATCGTGGATgttcagctgacaaatctgatactatcatgtcaacatgggccaaaatttctgaggaatgtttccagcaccttgctgaatgtacgccacaaagaattaaagcagttctgaaggcaaaggagGGTgtaacccagtactagcaaggtgttcctaataaagtggtGAGTGTATACAGTGCCTGCAAAAAGGCATTCAGAGTTTAGACTATATTAAAGTGAAGTAAACATACTTTCGTGGGTTGCTGCTCTAGGGGGTTTTGAAGCTTCACTTTTAATGCTCGCTCCTGTCTCAGTAAAACCCAGTGCTGAATGCAGATTTCTCAGATCTGCTTTTCAgaatggatgatgatgatgttccaGAAGTGGTTTATGTCCTTTAATAACTTCAAAAAGCGCTCCAGTAAATTTCATTCTCTTGAAAGTCGTAGCTTTCCCGATTTCTCCAAAGGAAACTTAAACTCATAAGTGGGGGTTAAAGAGTCCTGTGATGAATTTATCCCGGGAGTCAAAGCAGTGATTTAAAATTGTGCAGCCTCATGCAAAGCATTTGTGTTTTACTCAGCCCTGCAGATTCAAGAAGTTATAAACCATAAAATCAATTTTCTCCTTAGTGATTAagtttattaaacattttgaagggttttttttggtgactCCACCCCCCTCTGCAGGTGATGTACTGCAGCAGCGAGTGTCGacaggcagcagcagagcagtacCATCGGGCTCTGTGTCTGGGTCCCTCTGAGGAAGATCCGGATCACCCCATCAATAAGCTCAAAGATGCATGGAGGTgcacaggcattttttttttaagtatgatTTTTAACCTTCTGAGAGTAATGACATTTTAATTCACCGCAGTGATGTACTTTCAGGAGTGTGCATTATCCCCCAGAGACCTCCAGCATCATGCTTATGGCCAAAATGGTTGCTATGGTGAAGCAGGTGAGTCTTTTCATCTAGTTTACAGGTTTGAAAATACTTTGGTGTTTGTACTAATCTACCCTGACCAATATTAGAAATATAATACAAACACCTTTCTGTAAAGGGATAAAATATGCTGCatgtaatttgatttttttttcctcttttgctcTGTATTgatatgtttaattaaaaaaaaatttaacttaATGGAATTAAGCTTGAAATGAACTTTTCCCTGATGCAAGTGCTGTAAACGAGAAAAGCTACATGTTAATTTTTGAAAGGTCACAGGTTCATTAGGCTAATGTTTGCAAACTTTCCTCTTTTCACCacactgacagaaaacaaattacAGGGTAATGtacatattaattaaaaaaatgaatatgtcaTGGTTTTAAGTTTCTGAAAGCTGCAAAAAGTGTTGAGTCCTATTATAGGATGTTAATGTTACTCGTGCAGGTTTGAATGAGTTCTTTCATTTAAGCTTTTCCTCTAAAAATGCTAATTATAAACTGTGAAACAGAAGAAGGTgtacaggaggaaaaaaaagcttcatttttagCTGTAATAAATCACAACATCATTTATATTTTCCAGGCCAAAGATAAAGCACACGTGCAGAAGCTGTTCACTCACTTCTGCAGCCGGACCGCCAACGAGGAAGAGGAGATCGCCCATAAGCTCCTCGGAGAACAGTTCAGAGTAAGTTACGTTCATGTTATTTCTGCCTGACATATGAATTGATTGAGGTGCAAAATGTTTGAAGTCTGCAAATTCAAAGACAATATCGTGTGCTCATGGTAATCGCAGCTCTTCACAGCTCAATAAGCAAAGCGTGCCGGTGTCACCCCTGAGTTTCATTTCTCGCTGTGGCTGCGTATGTTTGATGTATGGTTACTGTCATATAAACATATTACATATATGACTATTATTTTTGCAGGGGCAGTTGGCCTTGTTGCACAGCCTTTTTAGAGAAGCACTTTATGATGACCATCTCAGCCGGGTAAATATGTCTGTAAAGTTACACCACATGTTGTTTCCTCTTGTTTTCAGTCCAGCTGCTTTTAACCGACTGCTGCTAGAAATGCCACAAAAAGCGTCTGTTGTTCAAGACGGCCGATTAAAGCTGCTCGCTGGTGGAATTGGAGCTGACAGCTCTGATTTATTTGGCCACCTTTGCCTCCTTAATATTGTTCTACCTATTAAATTGCTGTTTTATGGAATGTCGTACCTACAGTAAATATGAGCAGGAAATTAATTGGTGGCGCTGGGCagtattttaacttttatttatttatatatatatatatatatataaagatatgAGACAGTACTGTTAATATATATTCTGATTATGGCATAATCATTTGCACTATAATACAATGCCAGTGGCACTCTCACTGTCTGTGCAGCACTGTGCGCTCTCACCTTTCACACCCGAGTGCGCTCACTCACAAGTTCTGCAGCTTTGAGGGAAACACGGCAGTGGTCAAACAGTAAATAATATCCCCCTGTTTTTAACAATGCCTTTGGTTAATTGTTCTAATGTTAATCATATGCATTACAAAATTTGATAAAGTCAGTTTATTTGTGGAAACGGCAAACCAAGAAGGTTGTGAATTATAAATGGCCGAATGTGTTTTTGGGtgcaaaaaagcagccaaaatgtgtccaaaaaaaaaaaaagaaagatgaaaacGGTTTCTCCGTCAAacagttcattttctttttagacaTCATGATGAAAGCcatgaaattattttgatagttttCATGAAGATTGATATTTTCACAGCTTTCCTACTTGGATTCAGCTCCAGCAGCTTTGTATCGTTTAGCCTGCTCTTTAGCATTTAGCCTCAGAGCTTCTATATCCTGAAATTCCTCATCTTAAGATCCCGTTGTTTGGAATTGTAGTTTAAAACATGAACGTAGCTACTGTGACGTTACTGAAGTCCCATTTTTGAAGCCCTGAAATGAGCGTTTTCACTGCTGCCaacttggattaaaaaaaacgaGGGGTGGGTGTTGCTGGCTAACAGCTTGTCAGTCACAAATCTTCATTGACCATGATTTACAAAATAGACttaacttaattttttaaaaatacattatgaCCTGAAATGATGAAGCCTAATGTGTTTAGAGAGGTCAAAACAGAAAGCttttttcccatagacttctgtAGGACCAGAAGTCTTTTTTGCATCCACAGCTGTCGCCATCTGGTGGCTTTCAGAtagaatgcagatttaaggcactTCGCGGATTGACTTCATTTTCCAcccagaagctacatccatgttttatactgtctgtgatcGCTGCTCCTGTAAGAACTCTCTATACCTGTCCATGTTTGCCATTGATCATCTGGAGTTAACACTTCCTGGGTAAATTCTTaggttggggaaaaaaaaaaaatctgcttgaCTATGTTTGCACTACTTGGTGTGACTGCGGTTGTGAGGTTTGTGAAGCCGTAATAAAACGATATCCTGGGGATGCTGAACTTGCTTCAAGTACACAGCAATCAAAAATGAGTAAATTAAACCATGATTTACACCCTGCTTGTATGTTATGAGCCAGATTgctttttttattgaatttattttttaaaaattggttCCTTGTTAAAGGTTAGAACATTTTTGGAGTAATCAAAATTTCAGTTATTCCAAAGGGCTCTCAAACATTTTCTAGCAATTGTGTAGCTGCACAGCTTCTCAAATGTGAGGGTTGCTTCTTTTTCATGCTGCAGACTAAATATTTGTGTGTCAGTCACCTTGGGCTTGAAGTGACATTTTTCTCTGAAAAATGTGGATCTGAAAACTCCCCGCATGGATTATTAAAGCTATGACTGTGTTGCAGTGGTTTGTCCCTGAGGGTTTTCGTTCTCTGTTTGCTTTGGTCGGGACCAACGGACAAGGCATTGGCACCAGGTAAATATCACTTTAACCTTTAACTGGGTTTAGCACCGGAGCTCGATTTGGCTCCAGcgcttcactgtgtttgtgctttgttttatcCAAATGCAGCTCTCTGAGCCAGTGGGTTCATGCCTGTGATGCACTTGAGCTTCCTGCCCAGCAGAGGGAGCATTTGGACTCTTTTATTGACCAGCTATACAAGGACATAGAAAAAGGTCACAGTTTTATCTTAGTCTTGCAGTATTTTCTACAGTAAATTCTTTTTGTCTCAACTGAGCAGATTTGCAATGGCCATATTGTCTGTGTTAGTATTTGTTATTGTCTGTATTGTGTGCTTTGCAATTTTGACCAGTGCTGTGGTTATTACATAAACACATGCATACCCAAGCAAAGGTCAGAAATGTGCATAAATTGTGTCTCTTCTCTGCAGAAACTGGAGACTTTCTAAACTGTGAGGGGTCTGGACTCTTTCTGCTTCAAAGCTCATGTAATTGCCGTTGATGTCTCTCTTATGAGCACTGCTACTTCAGATTAAAGATGCTGTTAGACTGGGCTGAAGGCCATATGATGACACCCCCCCTCTCCATATGGCTTCTTTGACCTCTGCAGGTAACCACAGCTGCATACCCAACGCAGAGGCGTCATTCCCCGACAACAATTTTCTCCTTCACCTCAGTGCCCTGTGTGACATCAACCAGGGAGAGGTGAGCTGACATGTCTGGGTTTTGAGTGATAAATTTTGGCCTGAAATAGACTGCAAAGAACATTTGTGTGCTCTCTTGTCAGGGGGTATTAGAAGGCTGAGACTTTAAGGATTGGAGTGGGTTTGTCAAGCTGTCAGAAAGATTGAGAAGCCTTGCATCTGCGTGGCACAGTAATGTCACA
The sequence above is a segment of the Archocentrus centrarchus isolate MPI-CPG fArcCen1 chromosome 10, fArcCen1, whole genome shotgun sequence genome. Coding sequences within it:
- the smyd5 gene encoding protein-lysine N-trimethyltransferase SMYD5 isoform X1, which translates into the protein MAAPLDDMFSFCVDAGKVASCVEVRFIDNIKGKGLFAKRSIKKGETIFIERPLISAQFLWNALYKYKACEYCLRALETAEENARRLGGIPGLSLPHPELCRVRPEQHQACPQCQVMYCSSECRQAAAEQYHRALCLGPSEEDPDHPINKLKDAWRSVHYPPETSSIMLMAKMVAMVKQAKDKAHVQKLFTHFCSRTANEEEEIAHKLLGEQFRGQLALLHSLFREALYDDHLSRWFVPEGFRSLFALVGTNGQGIGTSSLSQWVHACDALELPAQQREHLDSFIDQLYKDIEKETGDFLNCEGSGLFLLQSSCNHSCIPNAEASFPDNNFLLHLSALCDINQGEEICISYLDCCQRDRSRHSRHKILRENYLFVCSCPKCVSQMDELDVTSEEEEEEEGVAEEVIYSRMNPPTFWTQRPTECFSMV
- the smyd5 gene encoding protein-lysine N-trimethyltransferase SMYD5 isoform X2 produces the protein MAAPLDDMFSFCVDAGKVASCVEVRFIDNIKGKGLFAKRSIKKGETIFIERPLISAQFLWNALYKYKACEYCLRALETAEENARRLGGIPGLSLPHPELCRVRPEQHQACPQCQVMYCSSECRQAAAEQYHRALCLGPSEEDPDHPINKLKDAWRSVHYPPETSSIMLMAKMVAMVKQAKDKAHVQKLFTHFCSRTANEEEEIAHKLLGEQFRGQLALLHSLFREALYDDHLSRWFVPEGFRSLFALVGTNGQGIGTSSLSQWVHACDALELPAQQREHLDSFIDQLYKDIEKETGDFLNCEGSGLFLLQSSCNHSCIPNAEASFPDNNFLLHLSALCDINQGEEICISYLDCCQRDRSRHSRHKILRENYLFVCSCPKCVSQMDELDVTSEEEEEEEGVAEGETEGDEMEDEMTDV